Proteins co-encoded in one Phalacrocorax carbo chromosome 5, bPhaCar2.1, whole genome shotgun sequence genomic window:
- the TNNI2 gene encoding troponin I, fast skeletal muscle translates to MRLYGEGERKGEWVPDNLLFSCSSHLQKKRRAATARRQHLKSAMLQLAATEIEREAAAKEVEKQNYLAEHCPPLSLPGSMQELQELCKKLHAKIESVDEERYDTEVKLQKTTKELEDLSQKLFDLRGKFKRPPLRRVRMSADAMLRALLGSKHKVCMDLRANLKQVKKEDTEKEKDLRDVGDWRKNIEEKSGMEGRKKMFEAGES, encoded by the exons ATGCGGTTGTATGGGGAAGGGGAACGGAAAGGGGAATGGGTGCCTGATAACCTGCTTTTCTCTTGTTCCTCccacttgcagaaaaaaaggagggcaGCCACTGCCCGTCGGCAGCACCTGAAG agTGCTATGCTCCAGCTTGCTGCCACTGAAAtagaaagagaagcagctgctAAAGAAGTGGAAAAGCAAAACTACCTAGCAGAGCATTGCCCTCCTCTGTCGCTCCCAGGATCCATGCAGGAACTTCAG GAGCTGTGCAAAAAGCTACATGCCAAGATAGAGTCAGTGGATGAGGAGAGGTATGACACAGAGGTGAAGCTACAGAAGACTACCAAGGAG CTGGAAGACTTGAGCCAGAAGCTTTTTGACCTGCGGGGCAAATTCAAGAGGCCACCCCTGCGCAGGGTGCGCATGTCCGCTGATGCGATGCTGCGGGCCCTGCTGGGCTCCAAGCACAAGGTCTGCATGGACCTCCGAGCCAACCTGAAGCAAGTCAAGAAGGAGGACACTGAGAAG GAGAAGGACCTCCGTGATGTTGGTGACTGGAGGAAGAACATTGAGGAGAAGTCCGGCATGGAGGGCAGGAAGAAGATGTTTGAGGCTGGCGAGTCCTAA